The DNA sequence CCAGACTTTGTCTTGGACAAAATTTCTGCAAAAATAAgtcctgtttaggacaacaaCCACAACTTTCATACTCGTGATATAAACCACTGAAGTATATTTGACACAAGATAAGAACAATCTTTGCTTTAGTCCTTCGCTTTTTTGCATTCATGtcgcatacctgtcaactcttccgcattaggcgggagtctcaagattttggacccaaTATTTTAAGGCCTGTTACGGCACTGCTGTTTAATGCTGTTTTAGTGTAATAACCCTAACAAACCATCTCACATCATCCGTAAGCTTTAGTCTCCTCCTGAACTACACTCCATTTATCCATGTTTTACCATTTCTGTTGACAAGTTATTAACTAGCATAtcaaaaaaatcaataaaaaggtAAAGGAAATTGAtaaccaaaaaaatattaggTGTATCTCTCCCACCAgggatgatgatgctgattttACTTTCTTTAACTTAGGAATTTATAGACACACTGGATTTTGAAACAATCAAAAGCCTATGTGTAAAAAGCCTGCAAAGATGAGTTGGAAGCATGGACTTCATTGACTCCCTTCTGGTCATGGaggatgatgacaatgacagAGAGGAGGAAAATTTTGGCCTTGCAATGGAACCAATGGATGTCGCAGGGCCAAGCACTCACCCACAGGGCCCCACTGCTGTTGGCATTACACCAGCACCAAGACCACCAGGGGAACCACTACCAGACTGGTGCAAATGTGGTAATTGCCGTGAAATGCCACAGCAAATTGAAAATGTTTGCTGTGGTAAAAGAAATTGTGAGTCCACGAAAGCAAGGTTTGGCAAGCTCTGCCTGGATGTAGAGGTATTATCGCTTGGTATCAGGTCATCAGCAGATATTAGGAATGATCGGCACGACAGCAGTGCAAGGGCGTTTCGAAAGGCAGGCTACAGGAACTACATCCTTGACAAGCATGGGTACCTTGGCAAGGGAAGAAGAAGAGTGCCCCCCTCGTGCATTGTATGGCAAATAAGACATCATTATCCTACTAAAACTGGGATCTACATGGGGTTCAGAGAGAACTAGAGAGGTTTAGCATAAACGTCCCTTTTTGATAAACCAGATAAACAGATGTCAGTGCAAATGACGAATGACAGTTCTATGACTGAAAGGTGCTTTTCGGTCCtgattatttacaaaattaaaGGCCATAAAAAAATCTGGCAATACCAGAGCCAAACATTACCTTAATACGGATTATCCATATACTGTATTTGgtaaaaactggtattcgactgtGGTAGAAATATAACTAGACCATGGTACATTTGATTTAAACTTCCATTCTCCAATtgtcatttgcactgacaatgtttttttttattaggtgTATGCAATTATGCTGATTGAAATTCGCCCATATAATAGAAAGTACATAAATCGGACTATTTGAGAGCTGTTATTTAaacaagatatatttttgatGCTTCAACATCAGGGTTATATAAAGTAATTGTTGGGTTAAGCTGCCTTTTAGTTTTCACCATGCAACACAGTGGAATAGAGCTAATTTAAATAATTTGCCACAATGAGTATACTGAgtggtaataaaaaaaacattttattgaaaatttcTCTGAATTGCTTGGCAATTGTTTTTAAGCAGCTCTGGTcagaacaaaacaaacttTGAAGGTTTCAGTTCAAAAGtgtttatttatatatcaCAAATTATGTCTCTTGTAAAAATggaatatatgtatatatataatacCAAATAAAATAACCTTAAGTGGTGTATGAGTTGGTTTCCATCACTCATTTTCCGTGCTAGGAGGTCTGAACCTCGACTGGTGTGCTTGAAACAGTTCACGAGAGCTAACAGGCTTGGCCATTGCAAGGGTTGGTTGGATTCGGGCAGGGTCATCTTCAGCTAAACTAACATGCCGGGTAATTCCATCAATGTCAGTGAATCGTTTTCGGAGAATCATGGCCATCAGCATTGGGATGTAGTCATAAGTCTTGCCTACTTTGATTATTCTCAAATTCCACTCTTTAGTGCGTCTATTGTATTTTCTTGATACCATCTGCTCCCCCTCATTATTGACTGCTTTCTCTCTACCTTGGTGGAAGTTCCAATCAATTGCAGAAGGCTGCTTTCGGGCCTTATATGCTTCATACCTATAACAGATAAAACAAATTTTTAATGTAACTGTGACTAAATCCCTTTTAAAATTATAGGTATGAATTTGAATCTTCTAGATGTAATATCTATTCAGAATACAAAGTTTATTTACTCTAATGATTTtggtatattattattattattattattattatcattattattattattattttctgatTGATCCACATGGTATTTAGATAACTGCTTCACAGTATGTTGTTTCTACAGACTTTATGGCCACTAATCTTGACAAaaaatttaaggaaaataaaacagatcaAGTATACTTACGAGAAAGCACACCGTTTGGGAGCATATGCCAGTGATAGGCTGTTTGCACATTCTAGGGCACCGGTGTGTctgtagaataaaaaaaaaactattatgAAGAAAAGATTATAATGACTACAAACTACTGTTTGTATTGCAGCTCTAGCCTGTAAACAATCTATACAGAAATATTGAATAGGAAAATCTGTAAACCTAGACAAAAATAGATCTTGACTATTCCATGTATTGTCTCTGATTATAGAAAATAAGTGTTACCTGAAACGAACATATGACTTGAAACTGTCAAGCAACGATGGTTCAAGGATGACTTTCTGGAGAGCTTGGAAGTCTTTGTCACGCCTGTCAAACCAAGGGAGTTCATGCTCATCAGGCAAATCTCCATGGTGGCATTTGCCAGTTGGCCATTCATGGGTGTTGCACACATGGTGAAGAAGACTGATCCATTGGTTCtgtaatttaaaaatattgatacttGATACATGatttaattttataatttgcTTGAGAGGTTTGTAAGTCTATGCCTTCTATTAAACAGGGACATAACAGATAATGGGGGAGAGTTCCATATTTTTGGGCCTTGGAAGGTATAGTGAATTATTTTATGTTTCTACAAGGGTGTGCTCTGTGTTAGATGAGAACATGCTATTTTATCTTACCTTAAGCCTCTCAAGAGCCTCCTCATCTGTGGATGTGCCTTCCCCGCAGACGCTGCAGCAGTGCCAAAAGTGCCTGATGATATGGTCCGTCCACTTACCCACCTTTCCATTCTCCCTGGTGTTGCTGAATAATTCCCATATTAGCTtatgtatatttattttatttattgaggTACAAAAGATAATAATCATTTACTGCACCTTGAGAAGGCATTTCCTTATACTTTTTGCCTTGTGCCACACATCCCCTTGAATTCCtcagctaaaaaaaagctCCAGTAAGATATTTCACAACCACCCATGTAAGCATTCCATTGCCACTTGGTATCAGGGCAATAGGTCAATATAAATGTTGTAATTCTTACTCAATAAAATGCAtcaaggaaaacaaaaagttactcataagtaaaaaaaaataagtaaaaaaaatactattgGGTAAACATATTGTTGGTTTTCAGCTTCAAAATGGCAGGGGAACACGTAACAGTTTTGGTGAAAATAaccaaaacaaaatgtaattattatatttttaccaATTATCTAAGACaccttttaaaataaaacatgtgTATACCTATCATTTTCTTGATTGAAGATGAGGCATCCGTGCAGACTTCTGTCACTGACAGCACTTTCTTCACCCTAGAGAGAGCATTATCTAATGCCTTCCTCTCCATGGTTGCAGATTTCATATTTACATGGCGCTTGTCCATTATTTCCACTTCAAGAATGTAACCAGTCACTATTTCCATAAGaaaatagcacaggttcttcgCGGAAAATCCCTGCGAGTCGCATTGTCCATCCCCGGCGAGGACAACATCCTGTTCTTGCAAGGTGTTGATTATTGTTTCCCTCATCCATTCCCACCATTCATTGATGGTGGGAATAGCATACAGGCGCTGGACCCTGTAGAACGTGCTTGCTGAGATGAAGGAAAGGCCAAGGAATTTGGaaaatttttcaattttcgcgAAGTTGTTGCCAGAGAGAAGTAAAGCTGCTGCAACCTTAAAATGAGAATCGTATATTAAGTAATGAAATGCACCAATGAGAGGCATGTGATGTTAAGTTTACACTTGGATAACAGCCTGTAAATCCAACATTCCTTGTACTTCTATATCAAAATTTACATTCTACTTTATTTAGCAAGCTAAACCAACCACCAGCCAAAGGATATTGGGGACAACTTTGGAATACAAGTTTACTCTATGATCTGGGAAATGAGGCATATAAACAAGGTCTaacattaaaagaaaatatatatgccTACTAACCTGTAAATTATTTACTGACATTCCATTTCCATCAAACTCTGTTGTAGTAAAACGCCCCTGGTGGCCCATACTGCAGACTGAAATAAAGGTGGCGCCTACTCCATTAATCACATGTTTCACTGTTGGTTTCTCAGTGCACCCTGGCTGTCCACATCTCTTTCTGAATTCGTCAGCCAGGAGATCCAGGGAACACAACACTTTTGTGCTTTGCACCATCCTTAATTCCTCCCTGAAAAAATTTATCTGCTTCTCCCTGAGAAAACATTCTGGTTTCAGGTGGATGCCAGGTTGCTCAGGTTCGTCAGGTTGGATGGTCTCAGGTTGCTGTGATGTTGCAATCTCTGGTACAGGTGCCATTGATGGGATGTCCTTTGGTGTCTCAGGTTGGATGGTCTCAGGTTGCTGTGGTGTTGCAATCTCTGGTACAGGTACCATTGATGGGATGTCCTTTGGTGTCTCAGGTTGGATGGTCTCAGGTTGCTGTGATGTTGCAATCTCTGGTACAGGTACCATTGATGGGATGTCCTTTGGTGTCTCAGGTTGCTGTGCTGGTGTTGCAATCTCTGGTACAGGTAGCATTGATGGGGTGTCCTTTGGTGTCTCAGGTTGAATGGCCTTTGGTTGATCTGGTGTTGCTATCTCTGATACAGATAGCATTGATGTGGTTGTGGGTGACTCAATTTCTAACTCATCCTCCTCTATACACATTTCTGAGATATCATCACTGTTGAACAAGCACATGCAACATATTGTTAATAATATTATAGTAATTTTGCAATAAACCCTTTAACTGGGGAACACAATTTGACCTTCAAGCACCCTTTTTCTTATCACTCACATCACTCAATTGCACTTAAGTACTTTCTTATGACACTATTACACTTTTAAATAGTGTTTTGATGGCTGTAATAGAAGCAAGTACTGTATGTTTCTTCTGAAATACTTACATTTCACTCTCATCATCAGACATATCCAAATCAGTATTCAATAGTTCAAGAGCAGTCTTTATTGATTCACtgcaaaaatagaaaaaaatttcAACACATCATAGAGGATCTGGATGGGTATATACAGGATCTGTGTAATGGAAGTAGCAGGGTGTGTAAAGGAAGTAGCAGGGTGTGTAAAGGAAGTAGCAGGGTGTGTAAGGTAAGAAGCAGTGTGTGTAAAGGAAGCAGCAGGGTGTGTAAAATAAGTAGCAGTGTGTGTAAAGGAAACAGCAGTGTGTGTAAGATCATGCTTACTCAAGGTCATCGTCACTCTGACTCGAGTAGCTCTCCTCACTCTCTTCTGCCTCTTGCTCCTGATCCACCACCACTTCCCCATCCACAATGGAATATCCAAGGCGGCAGATTGTGCTGCCTGTTATATCTACAATACTGCACAAAGGACTTATTAGAATGGCTTATTAAACATGATGCTGAATGCCATTTAGTGTCATTGAAAGTCATGTGTCATGACAAATGATGAAGCAAAAACCACTGCAGTTCCAGATAGTAGGAAATTCAAGATATATATTGAAATTAGTGATTTTTTCTATTGGAAATGATTTCTAAAATAGTGAGTGAATAGGGATTTATCCACGTTTGAGTAAGTTTCATTAACAGAGTGTGTATTAACTTACTTGTCCCCCTGGTCACTGCCAGCTTCACTAAGAGATATCTCTGGGTCTGCCATTCTGTTGTGGTGCTTTCCTACTGGGGTTGAAGTTTGCGGTTCTGATAGAACAGCATAGAGACAAATGATTAgtaaatatttcaaataaaagtaAGAAACTAAGATGAGCATCTGGTATCGATTCAGAGAGTCTCATTAGGAGGACAAGAACGCGGTAAAAGTCTCAACTCGTATGGCTGCTGCCTTTTGTTTTAGTCCGccagttgttgtttttgtaaacCTAGAATAGACACAAGAAGTAGGAAAACAACATCTTTAGCAAAGCAAAGTAACGACCTAAAACCTCTCGAAAAGAATGCGATATATAGTTTTGTCTCTGATTGTCTCACCTCTCCCGGCGCCGAAGCTCTAAGGACAACAAATGGCTGGCAAAAGCAGAGTCGCTCGCGTAAACAGACGCTTTTCTTAACTCCTGCCATGTGCTATAAACATCTTTCAGCAATCGAACGCGTATGTGTTGCTGctcccatgttttttttcttttcattggATGCTCTGGCGAAAGCATTGGTCGACCGCCGAGTCTCCTGCGAGCACCCGGGCTCCTTGAAGCCATGATTTTTTACGAAAAACGCgcaaataattttaaaatggtaataGCAATGTGTcaattggaagtttcttcgaggttgtgactgataatttagatcAGATGGGCTCTTAAATAGCGtcgattctaatagattcttttgtctcccCTTTACAATGGCGGCgtttgaggtttccgtcggaccaggtaattgttacgtaatcgaccggaagtaaactgctgacaatgcggctttaacttaCCGGGTATGCATAAGTGCTACGTCACTTCCGTTCTATTCTTTACCGTGAAaagttagttttctttgttttctttagtctcataatattatttcttataatatttctgcgctacaatttattttacaattacttTCGCTGTGGTGGAGGCTGTTCTGTTGTTTTTGGTGGTTTTTTGTACACCTTTTGGACATATttcctgttcattttttacatcatttaggcATTAGATTCATACTCCATATTGTCATAGTAATGGTCATGATATACTGTTTCGTGCCTTATGGTTCCCACAACTACGCCTGCTCCGCGTCTCCCCCGCCGCCACTCTTACCTGTGCACCATACCAATTTTCCCCCACCGGCACGGCCATTGgccatctccataccacaccatattattactaattttttctttttcacctacccaccacacactaccacggcctattctatagtcccactttatcatttcaccaccccccaccaccTGCTGgtctaacctatccacctctTCACCGTGATTGCATTGCTGCCGTCTCCGCTCTGCATTGCCTTGCTggccatccttcaccatcaccctccaacattgCCATACCACATGATCACACCCATCTCGCtgccacaccactttaggccccttcGTCTTGGTACAAATACCCGACCCAAACCAAAAAGTCCAACACCTTACGATCACCTAACATCATAACGATACATCATCACCCACATGTACACCATAACCTCATATATTTTAAACCGTCCTCCGCACCACCACAATTTCAAATCACATAGACCCATCAAGCTAAATTAAAAGCCTTATCTACTCCACatccccctcaccaccactctcacctatacaccgtaccaaaaattttttttcaccaccaacacagccattaacCATCTCcctaccacaccatattattattactattattattattatttcaccTACCAaccacactaccacaacctattctaaagtcccactttatcttttaaccaccctccaccacctactagtctaacctatccacctccccaccgtaattacattactaccatctccactccacattaccttactagccatccctcaccatcaccctccaacatcaccataccatacgattacacccacctcactaccacaccactttaggcccctacgtcttggtacgaatacccgatccaaaccaaaacgTTATGTACCATACGGGGAAAGTGCTGTATCTCAATCTGTGATCCCAAGACGTACCCCCTCCCACACCTTACCTCCTTTCCACTTTTCCTCTGATAACAACAcacaacccccctccctcccacatTGCTTACACTCATCATTATAATCTCTCCACAGCCTCCACCCGCCGTCGCTATGGCACAACAGTACCTATTGTACGCCCACACGTGTTAACCACTACTGCCACAACCCAATCCACCCACACTTTACTCTAACACCTCAACACCCAACACCCCTTTTCATACAGACCCCTCCCACATTGAACATGATATTTCACTCCAACATGCCTCACCCCCTCACACAACATCTCCTAACCATAATTCTCTTGACGACCTCTCCCCTATGCAACTCGTTGCCCTACTATCTATCTCCCCCCCACCCAGCCCTAGCCACCAACCTCATAATACACTACAGTTCCCCCCGAGCTCCCCGATCCCCTCCACCACACCGCCACACTTCCCACCTACTCCCACACCTAGCCACACTAACACACCTCACCCCCCAAACCCCCTACTACCCACACCCCCACTGCACCACACTGcaccccctcccaccacaccTCACCGCCCAGCCCTCCTCCCCACACCTACCACTAAACGCGCCCTACTACCCACACCCTCCCATACCCACCTCACACCACTCCTCACCTGTACcccacaccccttaccccacctACACACCTCAACTACACCCCAACatgccactaccaccacccctaggCATACAGACCCCCACACTATCCCACTcccccaacaccacacacccaaaaaacacacaaccacCCCACCTACAACCACCTTCCCTCCTACACATAGTACatacacatacatacccaTATCCCTCTCACAAATTAAATCTTATTCTATccttaccacacaacatacctacccactactaccacccaGCTCTATTCATGTCACAACCCACTTTCTCTCCCCCCTCATACCTAGCTAACCACTCAAGTACCGCCATACTCAAATAACCCGCACCCAACCACCCACCTACCCCACAACAAGCACCCCCTCATCCCTCACCCCACAAACACCCCCATACCCACTTTACCCAAACCACGCCATCATGCAACCCACCACGATTATTCCAAGCCCCAACACAACACCAACATCCACCTATGCCCCACACACCCACACATACACttccttccccccccctcacactcTCCTACATTCTCACCTAAAATATACACacctaacacaccctacacaagCCAGACCCCTGCCAACACCAAAACCACACACCCCCCCCATGGCCACAACACTAATCACCCTACAACACACtaaaccaaccacaccctacagCAGCCACTAGTCCTACAACCAGCGCTCCCTCCAACACCACACCCTACATACAGcccaacccccctcccaccacacacacatctacccctccacacatagcctactacatacacaccatagcatCCCACGACTATATCAACCAACCCACAAAACACCAACcagccacaccctacaccagacactaccccacaaccaatctcccccccccctacaaacacctacatacagccccctccccaaccatacaaacatttaccccACAACACAAAATCCAACTACAAACGACCACACCCTATGACccaccctacctacccacaaacCAACACCTTACAATCACCTAACATCATAAAGATACATTATCACCCACATTTACACCATAacctcacaaattttaaatcgacctccgcaccactaccattttaaaacacacagacccatcacgctaaattataagccttatctactccacatctccctcaccGCCGCTCTTGCCTGTGCACCGTACCAATTTTCCctcaccaacacagccataagccatctccataccacaccatattattattattattttttattttttctttttttttttctttttcacctacccgccacacactaccacaacctattctatagtcccactttatcttttcaccaccctccaccacctactagtcgaTCCTATCCACCTTTTCGCCGTAGTTACATTACTAACATCTCCGATCTACACTACCTTACTAGTCATCCTTCACCAccaccctccaacatcaccataccatatgatcacacccacctcactaccacaccactttaggcccctacgtcttggtacgaatacccgatccaaaccaaaaaaaaaaaaaaaaaaaaaattcaagccCAACACTTGTGTTCCCTTAGGCCCGTGTTCTGAGTGAGAATTGAAACATTATGTCTGTTGTGCTTGCGTCCTAGTTACAACCAGCCTAAATGTCATGCACTGTCAATGATAATAGCAAACAACTTATTTGAGGTCACCTTCCATCAAGGCATCTTCATCAACATGAACTTGATCAAGCACTCTGTGAAAATCATTTCCAAACATCTCTCGTGCTGCATTATCAGATGCTCTTTGtacattctttaaaaaaagaaatcatgTAACAAATCAATAGCTTATTCGTGTTAAAATATATAAGTAAGGCTTAAAAATAATCCAGTTTAACTACAGCATAATAATAACCTAAGGATTTACCTTTATCCAACTCTGGACACTACTATTCTTGTTGTAGTTCTGAAATTATAATTATTcatgggtaaaaaaaaaactaagctAGCAATGTTTGCCTGCACTAGCAAAAGGCTTATATTATAATAAGGAAAAGGCACTTAGCCATCAAACAGGGAATGTTTAAAGGTATGATCTTTTGTTGTGACTTTATTTCAGGGAATAAAAAAGTCATTCGAAGTCTGAGTTATACGATTAAAGAGGTGTACTAAAGAGTCAAATCAACAACCATTTCTTACCGGAGAAGGCTTGGTTTGCCTATTCCATTTAAAGAGATCTCGACCCGCTCCAGCCATATTTTTGCGATTTATAACCTGATATAATTTAAATACTACAAAAATATGCTCAATGCATTTCTTTTGTAGATcgttttgtgttttgttgtttgatgtttttccgccatcttggaactTGGCGCCGGAACCTTCCCATGATTCCATGGAGGGGAGGAAAACAGGTACCAGTCCCCTATCAAAAAAGAGCGGTGCAaggaagggtggggggagggggtaatgtTCAGATGGAGCAGGTTTCTAGAGTTTCTCGAGttttccgccatcttggaactTGGCGCCGGAACCTTCCCATGATTCCATGGAGGGGAGGAAAACAGGTACCAGTCCCCTATCAAAAAAGAGCGGTgcaaggaagggggggggggagggggtaatgtTCAGATGGAGCAGGTTTCTAGAGTTTCTcgtatgggggaggggtgatttTATGAAATATGTAGAGGCGGCTTTGTGGATCTCATCTCATTTTTGGGCCCTCGAATGGTCTTTGgcgagcaccccgttttttaTGCAAGAACAAGCAATTTTAGTTTTAAACCGAGCAGCGACCACGTCGAAAAATACAATGCGGGCACGGCGGAAAAATTGCGCGAGCAGGCGAGCATTAGCAgaaaactgcgagcacatcgaaatttcgggggaccattcTATGCCTCCCTCTTTTTAACAGGGGCGGAGTTCCAGCGAACTGAGAGGGCCAGGGGGAGGGGCCCCTCTTCTTTCtgtttttaattctttttatATTGTTAAAAGTGGTACACGTTTAAATCGATTGGTTGATAAATTCTCTCTAGCGTGGGATATAACGGAGAGAAGACTTAGAAGGAAGAAATGATAAACCAATTGTCCGAGGATCGAACGTCCTTAGATAAAATAAACGAGCGAAAAAATAGACCAAACTTCCAGACATACGCTGAAACGCCGTATTGTAATTGGCTctaggctggagatttcgaAATCAGCACCACTATATTGCTACCCTAGGTACGAGAGTCTCTAGCTTTGTTCGTTTACTATGCACCCTTTTACTGACTCGCTTCGCGGCTCGTGTTGTCGGAGTTGAGCTTGAGCCTCTAGTACCGAGGGTACTGATCTAGCGAACTGtgcaacacaaaggaacctgagctACCCGTGCATTAATTAGGAGGCAATAGTCAGGATCCCAGTCCTGTCATGTCATATTCGGTTACGACTCGGAATGTAATTTGCATAGACAGCGTAGTCCCACACCACCCTAGACCTCTATCGACAGGTCGCAAACATTGACAGTCCGCATGTACTTCCCTTAGCCTTAGTTACGTCTAAGTTACGTCTCACACAACAGCTCACCATTTGGAAGTTAGTGCGGAAACTGAGAGAAAGACAAGAAGGGTCTAGGG is a window from the Nematostella vectensis chromosome 9, jaNemVect1.1, whole genome shotgun sequence genome containing:
- the LOC5499447 gene encoding P2X purinoceptor 7 produces the protein MDFIDSLLVMEDDDNDREEENFGLAMEPMDVAGPSTHPQGPTAVGITPAPRPPGEPLPDWCKCGNCREMPQQIENVCCGKRNCESTKARFGKLCLDVEVLSLGIRSSADIRNDRHDSSARAFRKAGYRNYILDKHGYLGKGRRRVPPSCIVWQIRHHYPTKTGIYMGFREN
- the LOC5512102 gene encoding uncharacterized protein LOC5512102, with translation MAGAGRDLFKWNRQTKPSPNYNKNSSVQSWIKNVQRASDNAAREMFGNDFHRVLDQVHVDEDALMEEPQTSTPVGKHHNRMADPEISLSEAGSDQGDNIVDITGSTICRLGYSIVDGEVVVDQEQEAEESEESYSSQSDDDLDESIKTALELLNTDLDMSDDESEIDDISEMCIEEDELEIESPTTTSMLSVSEIATPDQPKAIQPETPKDTPSMLPVPEIATPAQQPETPKDIPSMVPVPEIATSQQPETIQPETPKDIPSMVPVPEIATPQQPETIQPETPKDIPSMAPVPEIATSQQPETIQPDEPEQPGIHLKPECFLREKQINFFREELRMVQSTKVLCSLDLLADEFRKRCGQPGCTEKPTVKHVINGVGATFISVCSMGHQGRFTTTEFDGNGMSVNNLQVAAALLLSGNNFAKIEKFSKFLGLSFISASTFYRVQRLYAIPTINEWWEWMRETIINTLQEQDVVLAGDGQCDSQGFSAKNLCYFLMEIVTGYILEVEIMDKRHVNMKSATMERKALDNALSRVKKVLSVTEVCTDASSSIKKMIGIHMFYFKRWDVWHKAKSIRKCLLKVHNTRENGKVGKWTDHIIRHFWHCCSVCGEGTSTDEEALERLKNQWISLLHHVCNTHEWPTGKCHHGDLPDEHELPWFDRRDKDFQALQKVILEPSLLDSFKSYVRFRHTGALECANSLSLAYAPKRCAFSYEAYKARKQPSAIDWNFHQGREKAVNNEGEQMVSRKYNRRTKEWNLRIIKVGKTYDYIPMLMAMILRKRFTDIDGITRHVSLAEDDPARIQPTLAMAKPVSSRELFQAHQSRFRPPSTENE